The following proteins come from a genomic window of Maylandia zebra isolate NMK-2024a linkage group LG22, Mzebra_GT3a, whole genome shotgun sequence:
- the rftn1a gene encoding raftlin, with amino-acid sequence MGCRLPKLRKTEERHSPGNIYSTLRRPQVETKVGVAYTYHFLDFLLGKEEVPVSSVLCLSSVRELPVQVRELYTQGFVLVAVHPFVHPCGPRQAHIQRQLHRAVLVRETPSSEKSQLRWARNRLETDVCVAGHQAADPEVIQSYVKRIQDVAEQGVMFVGFLQQPGGGPCFLGNWDPDELSSLHSSPSPIHRHPFSANTSPTDPTEPRQNGAETDRCSSELDHCEFKCNPQEHSTLGPREPDFSPAPGESSEQVLTSQISFKESTNEPQNHVKPGLDIVQSSAETQGNGLTPTLPETVGSTRPQERGVPGAKGNLSGCTEKRFSLPDQRERRGSSSDSWLSSPELDRNSERKSARARGQSTVTTHNNNHIRLKSSEEDKGATSPLAQARMQLFALYNHTEELNSSMRFYSLRVPLQVQKEAGLITGVDAHWLDHLTQHFNSGAHLIDGFFHLGDDNANGVSSVDSVFILQTSAEETANTSYDAIVVEQWTVVDGVMVKTDYIPLLQSLAPYGWRLMCVLPTPIVKTNSDGSLSTKQILFLQRPVLQRKRKDFKMLNLRGRSKAKKSATGELLEERETRSPLIETEMDRLRRNSKEEEEEEEEEEAGGRGKSRDSGKRKRAVLQQGGDKGEEDAPHQKDFLFLSKSRASLEDQEEETDIDKIPLPKQEKSVRWTDFYQEANAGPKEAARVEERIRQQLFSGVC; translated from the exons ATGGGGTGTAGGCTCCCAAAGTTGCGCAAGACCGAAGAGAGGCACAGCCCAGGAAACATTTACTCCACCCTCCGACGTCCTCAGGTGGAGACCAAAGTAGGAGTGGCCTACACCTACCACTTCCTGGATTTCCTGTTGGGAAAAGAAG AGGTGCCGGTGTCATCAGTCCTTTGTCTGTCCTCGGTCAGAGAGCTGCCGGTTCAAGTCAGGGAGCTCTACACACAGGGTTTTGTCCTGGTTGCCGTCCACCCTTTTGTTCACCCCTGCGGGCCCCGCCAAGCACACATCCAGCGCCAGCTCCACCGGGCCGTGCTGGTCCGAGAGACACCGAG TTCAGAGAAAAGCCAACTGAGATGGGCAAGAAATCGTCTGGAGACGGATGTCTGTGTGGCTGGTCATCAAGCCGCTGACCCAGAAGTCATCCAGAGCTACGTCAAGAGG ATCCAGGATGTAgcagagcaaggtgtgatgtttGTGGGCTTTCTCCAGCAGCCGGGGGGAGGACCTTGCTTCTTAGGAAATTGGGATCCCGACGAGCTGTCGTCCTTACATTCAAGCCCTTCTCCCATACATCGACACCCCTTCAGTGCCAACACCAGCCCAACGGATCCTACAGAACCTCGTCAAAATGGTGCTGAAACTGATCGGTGCTCCTCTGAGTTAGATCATTGTGAGTTTAAATGTAATCCACAGGAGCACAGCACTTTGGGCCCAAGAGAACCAGACTTTAGCCCCGCCCCAGGAGAGTCTAGTGAACAAGTTCTTACCTCACAGATCAGCTTCAAAGAGTCAACAAATGAACCTCAAAATCACGTCAAACCTGGTTTAGACATAGTTCAAAGCTCTGCAGAGACCCAGGGGAACGGGCTAACTCCGACCCTTCCAGAAACAGTAGGTTCAACAAGGCCGCAGGAGCGTGGTGTACCAGGAGCTAAAGGAAACTTGAGTGGATGCACAGAAAAACGTTTTAGCCTTCCAGACCAGAGAGAGAGACGTGGTTCAAGCTCAGACAGCTGGCTCAGCTCTCCAGAGCTGGATCGTAACAGTGAAAGAAAGTCTGCTCGTGCACGTGGGCAGAGCACAGTGACGAcgcacaacaacaaccacatcaGGCTAAAGAGTTCCGAAGAAGACAAGGGGGCAACCTCGCCACTGGCACAGGCCA GAATGCAGCTCTTTGCACTGTACAACCACACAGAAGAGCTGAACAGCTCTATGAGGTTCTACTCACTCAGGGTGCCACTGCAAGTGCAAAAGGAGGCAGGGCTAATCACAGGAGTAGATGCACACTGGCTCGACCACTTGACCCAGCATTTCAACAGCGGAGCACACCTCATTGATGGGTTTTTCCATCTCGGAGATGATAACG CTAATGGGGTTTCATCTGTGGATAGCGTGTTCATCCTCCAGACCTCTGCTGAGGAAACTGCAAACACTTCTTATGATGCTATCGTAGTTGAGCAGTGGACAGTTGTTGAC GGTGTTATGGTGAAGACAGACTACATCCCACTGCTTCAGTCTTTAGCTCCGTATGGATGGAGACTGATGTGCGTGCTACCCACACCCATTGTCAAGACAAACAG TGACGGGAGTTTGTCGACGAAGCAAATTCTTTTTCTTCAGAGACCCGTTTTGCAGCGCAAGAGAAAAGACTTCAAG ATGCTGAACCTCAGGGGTCGCAGCAAGGCAAAGAAAAGTGCTACTGGAGAATTACTAGAAGAGAGAGAAACCAGGTCCCCTTTGATAGAGACAGAGATGGACAGGTTAAGAAGAAACtcaaaagaggaggaggaggaggaggaggaagaggaggcgggAGGAAGAGGGAAGAGCAGGGACAGCGGAAAGCGCAAAAGAGCAGTCCTGCAGCAAGGTGGGGATAAAGGGGAAGAGGATGCACCACATCAAAAGGACTTCTTGTTCCTGTCGAAGAGCAGGGCTTCTCTTGAAGACCAGGAAGAGGAAACTGACATTGACAAGATCCCACTGCCCAAGCAGGAGAAGTCAGTAAGATGGACAGATTTCTATCAGGAAGCCAACGCAGGGCCCAAGGAGGCGGCGAGGGTGGAAGAGCGGATCAGACAACAGCTCTTTTCTGGTGTTTGTTGA
- the dazl gene encoding deleted in azoospermia-like isoform X1: MDINKPRSANQTISSLKLSNGYILPEGKLTPNALFVGGIDMKVDENEIRDFFARYGTVKEVKIITYRGGICKGYGFVYFSEDVNIQSVIEQQISFKGRKLKLGPAIMKERVSRSMPSRLVGPAPWVNPTQYFYCACCSPMGGGVPQPSPIINGGNPYNQPYSYANFGGVMIPQMPVNYAQNAYAYQLTPLPSYTVHPTSLDAGPEDTACQSELCGLWSPDHADCAVVHSY, encoded by the exons atg gaTATCAACAAGCCCAGAAGCGCTAACCAGACCATATCTTCTTTGAAGTTGTCAAATGGATACATCTTACCTGAGGGCAAATTGACTCCTAATGCCCTCTTTGTTGGCGGGATCGACATGAAG GTGGATGAAAATGAAATCCGGGACTTCTTTGCAAGATATGGTACTGTTAAGGAAGTAAAGATTATCACATACCGTGGAGGAATCTGCAAAGG TTATGGATTTGTGTACTTCAGTGAAGATGTCAACATTCAGTCAGTCATTGAG CAACAGATCAGTTTTAAGGGACGGAAACTCAAGTTGGGCCCTGCCATCATGAAAGAAAGGGTCTCTC GGTCGATGCCGTCGCGTCTGGTTGGCCCCGCTCCTTGGGTGAATCCCACCCAGTACTTCTACTGTGCTTGCTGCTCACCCATGGGAGGTGGGGTGCCACAACCTTCGCCCATCATAAACGGAGGCAACCCATACAATCAG CCATACTCCTATGCCAACTTTGGAGGGGTCATGATCCCGCAGATGCCAGTGAATTACGCGCAGAATGCCTATGCCTATCAG CTGACGCCTCTCCCCTCATACACAGTACACCCCACCTCCCTGGACGCCGGACCAGAGGACACGGCCTGTCAATCAG AGCTTTGTGGACTGTGGAGTCCAGaccatgctgactgtgctgtaGTCCACAGCTACTGA
- the dazl gene encoding deleted in azoospermia-like isoform X4, translating to MKVDENEIRDFFARYGTVKEVKIITYRGGICKGYGFVYFSEDVNIQSVIEQQISFKGRKLKLGPAIMKERVSRSMPSRLVGPAPWVNPTQYFYCACCSPMGGGVPQPSPIINGGNPYNQPYSYANFGGVMIPQMPVNYAQNAYAYQLTPLPSYTVHPTSLDAGPEDTACQSELCGLWSPDHADCAVVHSY from the exons ATGAAG GTGGATGAAAATGAAATCCGGGACTTCTTTGCAAGATATGGTACTGTTAAGGAAGTAAAGATTATCACATACCGTGGAGGAATCTGCAAAGG TTATGGATTTGTGTACTTCAGTGAAGATGTCAACATTCAGTCAGTCATTGAG CAACAGATCAGTTTTAAGGGACGGAAACTCAAGTTGGGCCCTGCCATCATGAAAGAAAGGGTCTCTC GGTCGATGCCGTCGCGTCTGGTTGGCCCCGCTCCTTGGGTGAATCCCACCCAGTACTTCTACTGTGCTTGCTGCTCACCCATGGGAGGTGGGGTGCCACAACCTTCGCCCATCATAAACGGAGGCAACCCATACAATCAG CCATACTCCTATGCCAACTTTGGAGGGGTCATGATCCCGCAGATGCCAGTGAATTACGCGCAGAATGCCTATGCCTATCAG CTGACGCCTCTCCCCTCATACACAGTACACCCCACCTCCCTGGACGCCGGACCAGAGGACACGGCCTGTCAATCAG AGCTTTGTGGACTGTGGAGTCCAGaccatgctgactgtgctgtaGTCCACAGCTACTGA
- the dazl gene encoding deleted in azoospermia-like isoform X3 yields MDINKPRSANQTISSLKLSNGYILPEGKLTPNALFVGGIDMKVDENEIRDFFARYGTVKEVKIITYRGGICKGYGFVYFSEDVNIQSVIEQQISFKGRKLKLGPAIMKERVSRSMPSRLVGPAPWVNPTQYFYCACCSPMGGGVPQPSPIINGGNPYNQPYSYANFGGVMIPQMPVNYAQNAYAYQSFVDCGVQTMLTVL; encoded by the exons atg gaTATCAACAAGCCCAGAAGCGCTAACCAGACCATATCTTCTTTGAAGTTGTCAAATGGATACATCTTACCTGAGGGCAAATTGACTCCTAATGCCCTCTTTGTTGGCGGGATCGACATGAAG GTGGATGAAAATGAAATCCGGGACTTCTTTGCAAGATATGGTACTGTTAAGGAAGTAAAGATTATCACATACCGTGGAGGAATCTGCAAAGG TTATGGATTTGTGTACTTCAGTGAAGATGTCAACATTCAGTCAGTCATTGAG CAACAGATCAGTTTTAAGGGACGGAAACTCAAGTTGGGCCCTGCCATCATGAAAGAAAGGGTCTCTC GGTCGATGCCGTCGCGTCTGGTTGGCCCCGCTCCTTGGGTGAATCCCACCCAGTACTTCTACTGTGCTTGCTGCTCACCCATGGGAGGTGGGGTGCCACAACCTTCGCCCATCATAAACGGAGGCAACCCATACAATCAG CCATACTCCTATGCCAACTTTGGAGGGGTCATGATCCCGCAGATGCCAGTGAATTACGCGCAGAATGCCTATGCCTATCAG AGCTTTGTGGACTGTGGAGTCCAGaccatgctgactgtgctgtaG
- the dazl gene encoding deleted in azoospermia-like isoform X2 encodes MDINKPRSANQTISSLKLSNGYILPEGKLTPNALFVGGIDMKVDENEIRDFFARYGTVKEVKIITYRGGICKGYGFVYFSEDVNIQSVIEQQISFKGRKLKLGPAIMKERVSRSMPSRLVGPAPWVNPTQYFYCACCSPMGGGVPQPSPIINGGNPYNQPYSYANFGGVMIPQMPVNYAQNAYAYQYTPPPWTPDQRTRPVNQSFVDCGVQTMLTVL; translated from the exons atg gaTATCAACAAGCCCAGAAGCGCTAACCAGACCATATCTTCTTTGAAGTTGTCAAATGGATACATCTTACCTGAGGGCAAATTGACTCCTAATGCCCTCTTTGTTGGCGGGATCGACATGAAG GTGGATGAAAATGAAATCCGGGACTTCTTTGCAAGATATGGTACTGTTAAGGAAGTAAAGATTATCACATACCGTGGAGGAATCTGCAAAGG TTATGGATTTGTGTACTTCAGTGAAGATGTCAACATTCAGTCAGTCATTGAG CAACAGATCAGTTTTAAGGGACGGAAACTCAAGTTGGGCCCTGCCATCATGAAAGAAAGGGTCTCTC GGTCGATGCCGTCGCGTCTGGTTGGCCCCGCTCCTTGGGTGAATCCCACCCAGTACTTCTACTGTGCTTGCTGCTCACCCATGGGAGGTGGGGTGCCACAACCTTCGCCCATCATAAACGGAGGCAACCCATACAATCAG CCATACTCCTATGCCAACTTTGGAGGGGTCATGATCCCGCAGATGCCAGTGAATTACGCGCAGAATGCCTATGCCTATCAG TACACCCCACCTCCCTGGACGCCGGACCAGAGGACACGGCCTGTCAATCAG AGCTTTGTGGACTGTGGAGTCCAGaccatgctgactgtgctgtaG